The DNA region cctctacgtgggacccgactcccaggggtgtaaatctccctggcaacgcagagtatgactcccggggatgaatgtggacccggcatcgtgggactgagagtatcttcttgaccaaaagggggatgcaaaatgtgacgaaatagtttcagtggctgagagattccaaatggagtcgagaggtcactatggtggacattcttatgcactatatagataacacctcttaggctttaatgtattggaatagctagaagtaaatacctgaaactaccaaactccaacccagcagtctggactcctgaagactatataataatgtagattacaaggggtgacagtgtgattgtgaagaccttgtggatcacaccccctttatctagtgtatggatgagtggaggaatggggataaaaactaaaggacaaatggggtgggatgggggatgatttgggtgttcttttttcacttttattttttattcttgttctggttctttctgatgtaaggaaaatgttcagagatagattgttgtgatgaacgcataactatgttatcttactgtggacagtggattgtatatcatggatgattgtatggtgtgtgaatgtatttcaataaaattgaatttaataataataaaaaaaaaaaaatttaataggaataataatgatatataagaacataaacttaaaaatggcaaaatgttatttttggtatcataaatatatataatacaataaacaaatattttattattgtgatATCTTGATTTACCATAGGATTTTTGTCTTGcctatttgcatatttattggGTCATGAAACTTTATACTTTTAgcaactttattttcaaattgttatAATTGAAAGCAAAAGTGAGTTGCTCTTGGTAAATGTAGGATCGCaaataatttttgataatttttaattttgagaagaattTTTCTATGGATGCAAGTGTTAATGGAGGTATTGGCTGTGACAACATTAGGACACATTTCTgatcatttattttgaaaaataaattttagtacaTGTAGGGAAACAGTACTTTTTTACATAACAGTTTTTCTAAAAATATCTAACTCTTCATACAAATGAgcttcctgtgagtgtgaattaattttaaatgtaaatttacacCATGGTAATTTAATGCCTCCCATAAGGTTTCTTGTAACCTTTTCCTGTGGGAGCCGCCGGGTTGACAGGAGTGTGGCCTTCTCCTCTCCCCGACATGGCGTGTGCTCGTCCATTGATATCGGTGTACTCTGAAAAGGGGGAGTCATCTGGCAAAAATGTTACTTTGCCTGCTGTGTTCAAGGCTCCCATTAGACCAGATATTGTGAACTTCGTTCACACCAGCTTGCGCAAAAACAACAGACAGCCCTATGCTGTCAGTGAGTTAGCAGGTCATCAAACCAGTGCTGAGTCTTGGGGCACTGGCAGAGCTGTGGCTCGAATCCCCAGAGTTCGAGGCGGTGGGACTCACCGATCTGGCCAGGGTGCTTTTGGAAATATGTGTCGTGGAGGTCGCATGTTTGCACCAACCAAAACATGGCGTCGATGGCACCGTAGAGTAAACACAACACAGAAGCGATATGCCATCTGCTCCGCCCTGGCTGCCTCAGCCTTACCAGTGCTGATCATGTCTAAAGGTCATCGCATTGAGGAAGTTCCTGAACTTCCTTTGGTGGTGGAAGATAAAGTTGAAGGCTACAAGAAGACCAAGGAGGCTGTTTTGCTTCTTAAGAAACTTAAGGCCTGGAATGATATCAAAAAGATCTATGCCTCTCAGCGAATGAGAGCTGGCAAGGGCAAAATGAGAAACCGTTGTCGCATACAGCGCAGGGGACCATGCATCATCTATAATGAGGACAATGGTATCATTAAGGCCTTCAGAAACATCCCTGGAATTACTCTGCTTAATGTAAGCAAGc from Choloepus didactylus isolate mChoDid1 chromosome 13, mChoDid1.pri, whole genome shotgun sequence includes:
- the LOC119508083 gene encoding 60S ribosomal protein L4-like; translation: MACARPLISVYSEKGESSGKNVTLPAVFKAPIRPDIVNFVHTSLRKNNRQPYAVSELAGHQTSAESWGTGRAVARIPRVRGGGTHRSGQGAFGNMCRGGRMFAPTKTWRRWHRRVNTTQKRYAICSALAASALPVLIMSKGHRIEEVPELPLVVEDKVEGYKKTKEAVLLLKKLKAWNDIKKIYASQRMRAGKGKMRNRCRIQRRGPCIIYNEDNGIIKAFRNIPGITLLNVSKLNILKLAPGGHVGRFCIWTESAFRKLDELYGTWRKAASLKSNYNLPMHKMMNTDLSRILKSPEIQRALRAPRKKIHRRVLKKNPLKNLRIMLKLNPYAKTMRRNTILRQARNHKLRMDKAAAALEAKSDEKGVPGKKPVVGKKGKKATGVKKPQKQKLSVGKKAADTKKPAEQKPTTEEKKPAV